The following coding sequences are from one Loxodonta africana isolate mLoxAfr1 chromosome 18, mLoxAfr1.hap2, whole genome shotgun sequence window:
- the KRT9 gene encoding LOW QUALITY PROTEIN: keratin, type I cytoskeletal 9 (The sequence of the model RefSeq protein was modified relative to this genomic sequence to represent the inferred CDS: substituted 2 bases at 2 genomic stop codons) encodes MSCRQFSSSYWSHSSCGGGRGSGGSGGSMRSSFSCFSSSGGGGGGGRFSSSSSYGGRSSGACGRGGGGRFGSSYGGEFEGGFSAGSFGGGSRGFCGGFGGGFGGSGGFGASGGFGGGFGGGSGGGFGGSKGDVGGILTADGKSTIQGLNAXLASYLDKVQVLQETNAALENKIQEWYDNRGPKNFQKDYSSYYDTIEDLKNQIVDTTVDNNKTLLDIDNARTTLDDFRLKFETEQSVRQAVGADINDLRRLLDDPTIQKSDPEMQQEYLREELIAMKKNHQEMSQLTGQNSGDVSVEMNAAPGIDLTKVLNDMHQEYEQIIAKNRKEIEEYYDTQMTQIEQEVTISGQEMESNTREVTQLRHSAQELAIELQCQLSMKSALEKTLEDAKNRYGGQLQHIQEQISHLEAQLTEIGVEIQCQNQEYSLMLSTKTRLEQEIETYRSLLEGGQEDFESSGTGQIGFGGGKGSRRGSRGGSGSXGGSGGSHGKGFRGGSEGSQGRGSGGSYGGRSGSGGGSGGGYEGGSGGNYGGSGGQSGGSYGGGSGSGGGSSSSYRGGSGR; translated from the exons ATGAGCTGCAGACAGTTCTCGTCATCCTATTGGAGCCACAGCAGCTGTGGGGGTGGCAGAGGCAGCGGGGGCAGTGGGGGCAGCATGAGGTCTTCTTTCAGCTGCTTCAGCTCttcagggggtgggggaggagggggcaggTTCAGTTCTTCCAGTAGCTATGGCGGGAGAAGCTCTGGGGCCTGTGGGAGGGGAGGTGGCGGCAGGTTTGGCTCCAGCTACGGTGGAGAATTTGAGGGTGGTTTCAGTGCTGGTAGCTTTGGCGGAGGTTCCAGGGGCTTTTGTGGAGGTTTCGGAGGAGGCTTTGGTGGGTCTGGAGGGTTTGGTGCATCTGGGGGCTTTGGTGGTGGCTTTGGCGGTGGCTCTGGAGGAGGTTTTGGTGGGTCTAAGGGCGATGTTGGTGGTATTCTCACTGCTGATGGGAAGTCCACCATTCAGGGCCTCAATGCCTGACTGGCCTCCTACTTAGATAAGGTGCAGGTGCTGCAGGAGACCAATGCTGCTCTGGAGAATAAGATCCAGGAATGGTATGATAATCGGGGCCCCAAGAACTTCCAAAAGGACTACTCCTCCTACTATGATACCATTGAGGATCTCAAGAACCAG ATTGTAGACACCACGGTGGACAACAACAAAACTCTCCTGGACATTGACAATGCTCGCACGACTTTGGATGACTTCAGGCTGAA GTTTGAGACGGAGCAGAGCGTGCGGCAAGCAGTGGGTGCAGACATCAATGACCTGCGCAGGCTGCTGGATGACCCGACCATTCAGAAGTCTGATCCGGAGATGCAGCAGGAGTATCTGAGGGAGGAGCTGATTGCCATGAAGAAGAACCATCAG GAGATGAGCCAGCTGACTGGGCAGAACTCTGGGGATGTCAGTGTGGAGATGAATGCTGCTCCTGGCATAGATCTCACCAAAGTCCTTAATGACATGCACCAGGAGTATGAGCAGATCATTGCTAAGAACCGTAAGGAAATTGAGGAATACTATGACACTCAG ATGACCCAGATTGAGCAGGAGGTGACTATCAGTGGCCAAGAGATGGAGTCTAATACCAGGGAGGTGACCCAGCTCCGGCATAGTGCCCAAGAGTTGGCGATTGAGCTGCAATGTCAGCTCAGCATG AAATCTGCCCTGGAGAAGACCTTGGAAGACGCCAAGAACCGCTACGGTGGCCAGCTGCAGCACATCCAGGAGCAGATCAGTCACCTGGAGGCCCAGCTCACAGAGATTGGGGTGGAGATCCAGTGCCAGAACCAGGAATACAGCCTTATGCTCAGCACCAAAACACGGCTGGAGCAGGAAATTGAGACCTACCGCAGCCTCCTTGAGGGTGGCCAGGAGGACTT TGAATCTTCTGGAACTGGACAAATTGGTTTTGGAGGTGGAAAAGGAAGTAGAAGAGGAAGTAGAGGAGGAAGTGGATCTTGAGGTGGAAGTGGAGGCAGCCATGGCAAAGGATTCAGGGGAGGAAGTGAAGGTAGCCAAGGGAGAGGAAGTGGAGGCAGCTATGGTGGAAGAAGTGGCTCTGGAGGAGGAAGTGGAGGTGGCTATGAAGGAGGAAGTGGAGGTAACTATGGTGGATCAGGAGGTCAAAGTGGAGGCAGCTATGGAGGAGGAAGTGGATCCGGAGGAGGAAGTAGTAGCAGCTACAGAGGAGGAAGCGGAAGGTAA